Part of the Apostichopus japonicus isolate 1M-3 chromosome 18, ASM3797524v1, whole genome shotgun sequence genome, TCATCAGGTGCCTTATAATAAGATAGATACGTCATCAGGTGCCTTTTAATAAGATACTAGATACGTCATCAGGTGCCTTATAATAAGATACTAGATACGTCATCAGGTGCCTTATAATAAGATACTAGATACGTCATCAGGTGCCTTATAATAAGATACTAGATACGTCATCAGGTGCCTTAAAATAAGATACTAGGTACGTCATCAGGTACCTTATAATAAGATACTAGATACGTCATTATGTGCCTTATAATAAGATACTAGATACGTCATCAGGTGCCTTATAATAAGATACTAGATACGTCATTATGTGACTTGTAATAAGATACTAGGTACGTCATCAGGTGCCTTATAATAAGATACTAGATACGTCATCAGGTGccttttaataaaatatagatACGTAATCAGGTGTCTTATAATAAGATACTAGATACGTTATCAGCTGCATTTTAAGAAGACCAGATAGCCCTACTTCTGCTATAAAGCAAAATATCTTTATGAATCAATGATGCTGGTTCGAACTATTTTGTTTTAAGGTAGTAGAACGTTTATCCACTAGTTCATGTTGAATGTGTTCAGCATTTCAAAGCAAATGTTTTCCGATTTCCGCAGGAACGAGCTCGGGCAACTCTCCAGTGGACCTCGAGGCCCGAGGAGAGGTGAGCGAGGAAGCTCTGGTGATTTACTCTGACGATGAGCATATGAATCTATCACTGGAATACTACGTACCTTACAGAAGGAAAGTATTGGAAGAGAAGAACCATGGTGATaaggaaaagaacaaaaagcGAACTAACGATGATGATTCCATGAATGATGATGACGTAAGTTAACAAACACTGTAAGGTGACATTTCTAGTGTGAAGTTTGTAAAATTTCGTCATTTCGCCACATAATTGACGTTCCACCACCGAGCGTGCAGGCATGCATGGATGATGTGCCTTAATGAATTAGATCCTAGCAAGTTCAACTTAGGAATGAACAGTTGACATTAAGTTCGTCGGTGGTAGATTCACTACTTTAATCTCAAACGTTATATAACTATATTTAATGATAAGTTTCCTCAGAATTAACAAGACGTTGGAATGGGATTGTCATTCATAGAATGAGACCAAATGGATAGGTTTGTAAGGAAACGTCTAGGTACCATTAAAATATCCAGATTGTTTTAGCAATTGTGTTGCACCATGTTGAAGTAACGTGATTAATTAAGTGAACAATTGATCAGCTTGCTGCAAATTATTGAATGCTTGAAATTTGACTGATATTCATTATGTTAACCTGTTAACATATTACCCGAAGAATGAATCATTTTGTTGAAAGTATGTACATAGCTATCATTAGCATTTTTACGGCACCCTGACGATTAAAAGTTGTTATTGTGATATCTAATTCGAAACGCAACAATTCTGTTGAACAAGGATCTCATATATAGTTTTCCGTTCACCGAGATATACCTTGGTATGTATTAATTAGACTCCTTTCCAAACTTTTCGTTTGTTGTCGATTTATTTCTACTTCTAAACTTTTCAAAGTATACGCTATAATAAACACTTTATTCGTGAGAATCGTCAAGGTAATTCCGGTTCTTTGCGGTAATATGTTTCAGACTATAAAGATCTGTATACGACCTTCGGCGAGTTACGAATCGCACAAAGCCGTGCATACAATTAGTTGTTTCACGTAATCCACTGCACAGACACACATAATGCAATCAATCTTTgttgttatatttcttttaccTAATTATACCATTCGCCATTTAAAATCGGCTGAGctaaataataatgaataattcataCTTTTTGTTTCAGATTGTTCACAAGAGGTACTTACGATGTCCTGCAGCTGTCTGCGTCAAACATATCAAGAAATTTATACGAAATAAATTTGACTTGAAACCGAACTACGAGGTTTGCATAATATCATGTTTTGGAATCAAACACTCCTTTATTTCCTTTTAACCATGTGTGGTCTCTTTATTTGGTTTTTACTGatttgacatattttaatgGATTTATAAATGGTTAAGAAGAATATATTTTGGCTATGGTTAATGCAGAGGGGAATATGTTATTTAACGTTGCATCcctgttttgtttcttctgttACGTGGCGAACACATCATGATCatttgcatgcatcattccGATGCATTTCCTACAGGATGTCAAATATTCAACTAAGATATGAAAGTACAACGTACATCAGTAAGTTGAATCGTTCAGCCCGGTGATGACTCCTACTTTTGCTTTCGTTTTTGGTTAAAGGTTTTGGTAGGCCGTGTCACTATATCCTGCAGTCGGCGACTCCACGACCTTGTTTAATGAAATTCAAGGAAACatatttaattgaaaacaaaacttatagGCTTAACACATTACCGCGTTCATCTACAGTAAGCTTGTCTTTTATAGACCGTGTATTTTCATTGGTTTGGTTCTTATTGACCGCCGTTTTATCTCCGTAGATTGAAATTACTCACATGGACAATGAAGACGATTCCTTGCCCGATGATTACACTCTGATGGATGTGGCTTATATATACACATGGAGGAGGGTatgtaaatttatgaatattaatgagttatgtaaatataacgTATACTGTATAGCTAAGACGAAACGCATGTTTATACATATGGGGAAGGGTTTGAAATTTTATGAGTATTAATGAGTTATGTTAATATAACATGCTACTGCATAGCTTGGACGAGACGCaatgtatgtacgtatgtagCTATATGCTTACTTTGCTTGGCACAGGCTAGATATTACTCAGCAGGAGAAGTTACTATAGGTCAAACGCGATTCAACCTTGGCAAGAGCAAATTGACTACGTGTGTAAAATCGTCAGCACTCGATTAGCGTTATTACGAAGAATTAAGTAATTCGTTGACGTACCCACtagaattttatttttgaatggATGTATTTGACTCTATCTTAATGATTGTAATCTTATATGGGGTTCAGGCACACACAACCATGTTTACAGAATAGAAATGTCTCTAAAGAGAGTTGCTAGAATAATAATACTCGATGCAACACACGACGAGAGATCTGATGATCTTCTTAATAAACTAGGTTGGAAAACATTTCTCCAAATTTTAAGCATAAGTCGTCGATAATGGTATATAAATCTTAAATGGCCTCACCCCTTCGTACAAGAAAGATATGTTTAAATATACAGGTTCTGTCCACAACCATGGCATATGGCCAGCTTCCTCGTTAGCTTTTGTACATGTCAGGGGGAAGAACCGAAGTGAATCTAAGTCGGTTTTCCTATAATGAGGTAAACCAATGGAACGATCTCCCCAGCTATGATGCCAGTGCTACAACCATAAACCGTTTTAAAGTTTTAACTAACGATATTATATGGctctttttatgttttatacATTTTGTAACTAAGGGCCTCGGGGAAAATTAGCCCTGCTAACCGAGTTACTCTATTCCTTAAGAAAGTtcaaataaaaaggaaataaaaaatggCGACTATGAAGGAGGGTATGTAATTGTatgcatattaatatattatgtaaatataacaAGCTACTGTTTAGCTTGGACAAGACGCATATTTACATAGACATGGAGGAGGGTATGTAACGGTGTAGGTATTAATGAGTTATCCATATGTAACATGCAACTGTATAGCTTGAACGTGATTTTTATACACAAATGGTTGTGAAAATTTAACGTGCAACTCAACCTTCACATTGTCATGCTTCTCAGTTTAGCAATATGATGGAACTTTGTACTCTGAAGTCTTAAATCTCTTCTGGCGCGCCCTTGGATGATGATCACATGGCACATGCCTACTGTATAATATTCTCGTCTCATTCATTGCTACACAGAATGGTCCTTTGCCGCTTGTGTTCAGAGTGTTCCAAGAAGCTAATAAACGTCAGAAAACCAAACATGCGACGAAATCGATATCTACAGATCTGCAACCGTTTCCAGTGGAATCTGGACAAACTACCACTGAGCCGAAATTGTTACCCTCGGACCCTGTACCGACCGGTCCAGTACAGACTCTTCTACCAACAACAGTTCCAACACCGACTGGTCCAGTAACAACAGATCCAGCACCAGCTGAAGATTCAGACAGATTACCAGCACAATCCTCTGTAGAACATGAACAAGCATCAGATGCAGAGACAAGTAAACCTGCTTCTCCTAAGTCATTAGATACTGAGAAAGAGAAATCTCATGAAAGCGAATCAAATCATGGTTGTGATGACCCGAAGAAAACGAATGTATCTGACAGTCTACCAGATTTTATGATCGTCAACAAAGATGAACAAAATAGCAATACAGTAATAAGTCAACAGCAGGACACACAAAATGGTGACGAAGGCAAAGATGCTATTGAGAAAGAGAAGAACAAATTAgaattaataaacaataatgaTAAACCAGAAAAGgtgaaggaaaacaaacaaaacacgaACGGTATTTCGAAACATTTGCAATCTGATATGCCGTCACTGGACGCTCCGCCGACTTTATCAGCACCCGTATCAGTGAGATAATAAACAGTAACTTTTCATCAATTCACAGATGACAGATAACAGTTACTAGGATATCTTCACAAGACAACACTAACTGGTAAAGTAATGGTGTTAGTGTTTGTTACAGGTCATTGATTAAATCAGAAGAGTGTCATTCTATAACATATGTTTTGTCGCAAGCACTTTTTATCATTAAAGCAATTAAAAAGATTATCAATTTCGACCCATTATGTTTCTTCCCTGTGTCACGTTTCACTCGGTAATGGTTGCATCTCTTGTCGGACATTTCAGACCAATGACGTTACTTTCGTCATTTGTCCTTACCTTAAGTAGTATAAAAGAACTTATCTACCAGTTTGAAAGCTATAAAAATTGGCAAAGCTAAAATCAGGACCCATCGTTgcatatatgttattatattatGCACATATAGTTTAGTATTGTTATGCATTGACCGAGTGCAACGTATTGTGTTACATTGCTGACATAATTTCAGCTTATTCGGAGAAAAAGGAGTTAGCATAGTTCAATCCAGGTTATATCGTTTACGTTATAAATGTGTTcgttattttgtacaaaaataattGACGAAATCGCCTTTTCAGACATTTCGGGATTCTTGGGTGATGTCGTATAAGTACATTGAGGATTAGGCGCTAATCATTTTGGCTAACTCGTTTATCTAACAATTACAGAAAATGGTTACGAAGctattgaaaaaaattatattttaaagcTAAGGCTTTGGTTGAACACGTTCACAAATAAAATCGTTGatatcttattattattattattattatgtgaaaacattgaaatatatttttgatcaaGCAGATTATCAATTGCTTAAAATGGTCATTAGGTATGGCAGTCAACAAAGAGCATtggaaaatgaatatttgaaatgatttaacATGTTCGTCATTCGTTTTACCTTTCCTACTTTTGTCACATGTGAATTGCTTTATATGTAAGGATCACTGACTGAATTCGTTACTTCCCTGGTCGCTATAGAGCACACACAGACGTTTGTACCTGACATGTCCTACTCATTATAACTGCTGATGGCACTTACACATTTCCATACCATGACCGTGTTGTCGGTTGAGCTATAGAAGAGGTTCAACATAATCATAGTACTACCCCACAACTCCAATTTGTGTCAGCTCTCGTCACGCAATTTTCCCATTTCAAGAGCGAATTTCTAAAATGCCTAAAACTTACTTCTTGAAGATACATATCATTCTCCTTCTCCAGCATAAAAGCTAATAATGATAACTGAGAACTACATGATGTACGCTCGTGCAATAAAAGAGATCGAATTGACGCCTTTCACCCGACCCCTTATGTACGGATATACATTTAATGCGTTGTCTGGTCAGGGAGTTGTTACAGAATCTGATCTGGTTCGGATGccattttaaataataaaaaaataaaatggacggTTCCGTTAAATTAATTACCGTTTTGTCCATTAAGCAAATTGTGACATTTTCACGGAGCAATCAGTAAGATTAAAGTCATTCCTTAATTTGCCCTCGATTGGGGAACGTTTTTTCATTGTCATCAAACAGGATTATGTGAATCAACTTTGGTAGCCAGCAGAGTGGTCAAACCATGGAAGTAATAAATAACCTACATAAAAAACAACAGCCAAAACTGAATAAACGTTGTATCGATATTTTAGTTTTCATATagtgaggcggggggggggggaagggagaagggATATCAACCTATCGCTGCAGACTATACATAAGATATCTATGAAAGATTATTATTGCTAATATTATTTTATCCTGTTATAAATCCACAATGTACAATTAACAGAAGTTACAATAAATCTACCCAGGAAAATAGTTATCACCTTTATATTGATTGGTGTTAGTGTTTTAATGTTCAAGATAAATATGTCACTTCCATATCACCCGACATATCAGTTACtatgcctccccccccccccccccccaccatcccaaCCACGTTCCGGAAAAAGTCAATACTATGCGATGGTTATGGCGTGTGTTTATGTGACACCTGCTTTGTAAACACTAACTCGAAAAGTTCAttgtggattaacttcatacttggtatgtggatccgtcTTATTGAGAACATGAACCCTATTCCTTTCTGTGAAAGacaggtcatttgaagtcaaaagTCTGAAATCATTGCAAACATAATAACTCCAACATAAAGCAACAATGAATCTGTGAGTTGCGATGCtataattttcttttggtgaacatattATAGTCAAGTCAAATCAGGGCCGTAGCCTGTTTAAAATCTCCCGGGCAGTTGAGAAACATCGAGCAACATCatgtatcgtccaaatgttaAACAGTG contains:
- the LOC139958874 gene encoding polycomb complex protein BMI-1-like isoform X5; translation: MHRKTRLKLTELNPLLTCSLCTGYLIDATTLTECLHSFCRSCLVRYLHTSQHCPKCDTLVHKTRPLLNASSSQSARSPGNLGVDRVLQNIVYKLVPGLFKDEMKKRRDFYTRNPQAGTSSGNSPVDLEARGEVSEEALVIYSDDEHMNLSLEYYVPYRRKVLEEKNHGDKEKNKKRTNDDDSMNDDDIVHKRYLRCPAAVCVKHIKKFIRNKFDLKPNYEIEITHMDNEDDSLPDDYTLMDVAYIYTWRRNGPLPLVFRVFQEANKRQKTKHATKSISTDLQPFPVESGQTTTEPKLLPSDPVPTGPVQTLLPTTVPTPTGPVTTDPAPAEDSDRLPAQSSVEHEQASDAETSKPASPKSLDTEKEKSHESESNHGCDDPKKTNVSDSLPDFMIVNKDEQNSNTVISQQQDTQNGDEGKDAIEKEKNKLELINNNDKPEKVKENKQNTNGISKHLQSDMPSLDAPPTLSAPVSVR
- the LOC139958874 gene encoding uncharacterized protein isoform X1, yielding MDATILTECLHSCKYLIDATTLTECLHSCKYLIDATTLTECLHSCKYLTDATTLTECLHSCKYLIDATTLTECLHSFCRSCLVRYLHTSQHCPKCDTLVHKTRPLLNASSSQSARSPGNLGVDRVLQNIVYKLVPGLFKDEMKKRRDFYTRNPQAGTSSGNSPVDLEARGEVSEEALVIYSDDEHMNLSLEYYVPYRRKVLEEKNHGDKEKNKKRTNDDDSMNDDDIVHKRYLRCPAAVCVKHIKKFIRNKFDLKPNYEIEITHMDNEDDSLPDDYTLMDVAYIYTWRRNGPLPLVFRVFQEANKRQKTKHATKSISTDLQPFPVESGQTTTEPKLLPSDPVPTGPVQTLLPTTVPTPTGPVTTDPAPAEDSDRLPAQSSVEHEQASDAETSKPASPKSLDTEKEKSHESESNHGCDDPKKTNVSDSLPDFMIVNKDEQNSNTVISQQQDTQNGDEGKDAIEKEKNKLELINNNDKPEKVKENKQNTNGISKHLQSDMPSLDAPPTLSAPVSVR
- the LOC139958874 gene encoding uncharacterized protein isoform X2 is translated as MDATILTECLHSCKYLIDATTLTECLHSCKYLIDATTLTECLHSCKYLTDATTLTECLHSCKYLIDATTLTECLHSFCRSCLVRYLHTSQHCPKCDTLVHKTRPLLNARVDRVLQNIVYKLVPGLFKDEMKKRRDFYTRNPQAGTSSGNSPVDLEARGEVSEEALVIYSDDEHMNLSLEYYVPYRRKVLEEKNHGDKEKNKKRTNDDDSMNDDDIVHKRYLRCPAAVCVKHIKKFIRNKFDLKPNYEIEITHMDNEDDSLPDDYTLMDVAYIYTWRRNGPLPLVFRVFQEANKRQKTKHATKSISTDLQPFPVESGQTTTEPKLLPSDPVPTGPVQTLLPTTVPTPTGPVTTDPAPAEDSDRLPAQSSVEHEQASDAETSKPASPKSLDTEKEKSHESESNHGCDDPKKTNVSDSLPDFMIVNKDEQNSNTVISQQQDTQNGDEGKDAIEKEKNKLELINNNDKPEKVKENKQNTNGISKHLQSDMPSLDAPPTLSAPVSVR
- the LOC139958874 gene encoding uncharacterized protein isoform X4 produces the protein MKDEMFRHLYGPAHSTLGSIVEPTPPQPGPFASYSRHSTLTAIPNMFYLLIPYCVRVSDIWKMHRKTRLKLTELNPLLTCSLCTGYLIDATTLTECLHSFCRSCLVRYLHTSQHCPKCDTLVHKTRPLLNARVDRVLQNIVYKLVPGLFKDEMKKRRDFYTRNPQAGTSSGNSPVDLEARGEVSEEALVIYSDDEHMNLSLEYYVPYRRKVLEEKNHGDKEKNKKRTNDDDSMNDDDIVHKRYLRCPAAVCVKHIKKFIRNKFDLKPNYEIEITHMDNEDDSLPDDYTLMDVAYIYTWRRNGPLPLVFRVFQEANKRQKTKHATKSISTDLQPFPVESGQTTTEPKLLPSDPVPTGPVQTLLPTTVPTPTGPVTTDPAPAEDSDRLPAQSSVEHEQASDAETSKPASPKSLDTEKEKSHESESNHGCDDPKKTNVSDSLPDFMIVNKDEQNSNTVISQQQDTQNGDEGKDAIEKEKNKLELINNNDKPEKVKENKQNTNGISKHLQSDMPSLDAPPTLSAPVSVR
- the LOC139958874 gene encoding uncharacterized protein isoform X3 gives rise to the protein MKDEMFRHLYGPAHSTLGSIVEPTPPQPGPFASYSRHSTLTAIPNMFYLLIPYCVRVSDIWKMHRKTRLKLTELNPLLTCSLCTGYLIDATTLTECLHSFCRSCLVRYLHTSQHCPKCDTLVHKTRPLLNASSSQSARSPGNLGVDRVLQNIVYKLVPGLFKDEMKKRRDFYTRNPQAGTSSGNSPVDLEARGEVSEEALVIYSDDEHMNLSLEYYVPYRRKVLEEKNHGDKEKNKKRTNDDDSMNDDDIVHKRYLRCPAAVCVKHIKKFIRNKFDLKPNYEIEITHMDNEDDSLPDDYTLMDVAYIYTWRRNGPLPLVFRVFQEANKRQKTKHATKSISTDLQPFPVESGQTTTEPKLLPSDPVPTGPVQTLLPTTVPTPTGPVTTDPAPAEDSDRLPAQSSVEHEQASDAETSKPASPKSLDTEKEKSHESESNHGCDDPKKTNVSDSLPDFMIVNKDEQNSNTVISQQQDTQNGDEGKDAIEKEKNKLELINNNDKPEKVKENKQNTNGISKHLQSDMPSLDAPPTLSAPVSVR